Proteins from a single region of Mytilus trossulus isolate FHL-02 chromosome 2, PNRI_Mtr1.1.1.hap1, whole genome shotgun sequence:
- the LOC134705735 gene encoding 3'-5' ssDNA/RNA exonuclease TatD-like, translating to MLQIAQHRQLPVILHCRDRGSGDAAARVFAIIRSGFAKLHYHRHCFDGSIEELREWQSLPNVVLGITGKFLKDTNTKSDAVSRIFPHQLILESDAPFFPPRSCCEVNHPWNLIDVALTVSPRRNILLNILNWMANDNAL from the coding sequence ATGCTGCAGATCGCACAACATCGACAGTTGCCTGTAATCTTGCACTGTCGTGATAGAGGTAGTGGTGATGCTGCAGCCCGTGTATTTGCCATCATTCGCAGTGGTTTTGCTAAATTGCACTATCATCGCCATTGCTTTGATGGTAGTATTGAGGAATTGAGAGAATGGCAAAGCCTTCCTAATGTTGTGTTAGGAATTACGGGCAAGTTTCTAAAGGACACGAACACAAAAAGTGATGCGGTCTCAAGGATCTTCCCACATCAGTTAATCCTTGAGTCCGATGCCCCGTTTTTTCCGCCAAGGTCATGTTGTGAGGTGAACCATCCCTGGAATTTGATAGATGTTGCTTTGACAGTGAGTCCGCGCAGAAACATTCTgttgaacattttaaactgGATGGCAAATGATAATGCCCTCTGA
- the LOC134705736 gene encoding neuropeptide S receptor-like, producing MDYSNRTAKPDWDVPDRNDKDDDGSVWTPEIITRVSTVFTVMIFTLIGNILLITLILHKKSRRRKRVNIFIINLAIGDLAIAAITMTTEILFVAFGEWVLGPFMCKMSVYLQVVTLASSTFLLTGMSIDRYQVIVRPMQSLARRPKIWRKVVIAWLMAFCFALPQLAIFVHVEQQVTNTTTVKRMCLSKGYSAPWQRKFYFGFLTLYTLFVPAIIMSYCYYKIAQVVWSRVGSHKNGISSTHSEGLSIQRSLVSRPKQRVVTMTLTVIIGFLSTLTPYFTISLIRIYSDYTIQLKKALDISEIILMMHSAINPVLYGIFTFRLQHLKSLCRASSDRNRLRPNSTKSCKTEVRGCLKLKCQIKFVKRRSRYYDTSTIIANHVIKEERENFARSVRNSRNNRCNYEGLMATRINKSEKSVQVSESILFRNSVFIDDLNDNCSNL from the coding sequence ATGGATTATTCAAATAGAACTGCTAAACCTGATTGGGATGTTCCTGACAGGAATGATAAAGATGACGACGGGTCAGTATGGACACCGGAAATAATTACTAGGGTGTCAACCGTTTTTACAGTCATGATATTCACGTTGATTGGAAATATACTGTTAATCACATTGATTCTCCACAAGAAAAGTAGGAGAAGAAAACGTGTTAACATATTCATTATTAACCTTGCTATTGGCGATTTAGCTATTGCTGCGATAACCATGACGACAGAGATATTATTTGTGGCGTTCGGAGAATGGGTATTAGGTCCTTTCATGTGTAAAATGAGTGTTTACCTTCAGGTTGTTACTCTAGCTAGTTCTACGTTTCTCCTTACAGGGATGAGCATAGACAGATATCAGGTAATTGTCCGTCCAATGCAGTCTCTTGCCAGGAGACCCAAAATCTGGAGAAAGGTTGTGATTGCATGGCTAATGGCCTTTTGTTTTGCATTGCCTCAGCTGGCAATATTTGTGCACGTCGAACAACAAGTTACAAATACAACGACCGTTAAAAGAATGTGTTTAAGTAAGGGGTATAGTGCACCATGGCAGcgcaaattttattttggttttttgaCATTGTACACACTCTTTGTTCCAGCGATAATAATGTCCTATTGTTATTACAAAATAGCACAAGTTGTTTGGAGTAGAGTTGGGTCCCATAAAAATGGGATATCATCAACGCATTCAGAAGGGTTATCGATACAACGTTCTCTTGTGTCTAGACCTAAACAACGAGTAGTGACCATGACACTTACTGTTATAATAGGATTTTTGTCAACACTTACACCTTACTTCACAATATCACTCATTCGGATCTACAGTGACTATACTATACAGCTGAAAAAAGCCTTAGACATTTCAGAGATCATTTTGATGATGCACTCCGCTATCAATCCTGTACTATACGGCATTTTCACATTTCGATTGCAACATTTAAAATCGCTCTGTAGAGCTTCTTCTGACAGAAACAGATTAAGACCTAATTCAACAAAATCATGTAAAACGGAAGTCCGCGGGTGCTTAAAGCTTAAATGTCAAATCAAATTTGTGAAAAGGCGGAGTAGATATTACGATACAAGTACTATTATTGCAAATCATGTTATCAAAGAAGAAAGAGAAAATTTTGCTCGATCAGTCAGAAATTCTCGCAACAATAGATGTAATTACGAAGGATTAATGGCAACAAGAATAAATAAATCCGAAAAAAGTGTTCAAGTCAGTGAATCGATATTATTTCGAAACTCTGTTTTCATTGACGATTTAAATGACAATTGCTCGAACCTTTAA